Proteins encoded by one window of Gambusia affinis linkage group LG17, SWU_Gaff_1.0, whole genome shotgun sequence:
- the LOC122819642 gene encoding alpha-synuclein-like: MDALMKGFSKAKDGVVAAAEKTKQGVTGAAEMTKDGVMYVGTKTKDGVSTVAEKTVSGVSHMGGAVVTGVTAVAQKTVEGAGNIAAATGLVKKDPAKQGEDVSAAPDAVESPIDTDSTEPTEEDSDD; this comes from the exons ATGGACGCGTTGATGAAGGGTTTCTCCAAAGCCAAGGATGGGGTCGTGGCAGCGGCGGAGAAAACCAAGCAGGGAGTGACTGGAGCGGCTGAGATGACGAAGGATGGGGTTATGTATGTTG GTACTAAAACAAAGGATGGAGTCTCCACag TCGCTGAAAAAACGGTGTCTGGAGTGTCTCATATGGGCGGAGCTGTGGTTACCGGGGTTACGGCTGTGGCCCAGAAAACTGTGGAAGGAGCGGGCAACATCGCCGCTGCCACTGGATTGGTCAAGAAGGATCCAGCCAAACAA ggtGAGGATGTCTCAGCAGCACCAGATGCAGTGGAATCACCGATCGATACCGACTCCACTGAACCTACAGag GAGGACTCAGACGACTGA
- the nop14 gene encoding nucleolar protein 14 translates to MGKAPKKKNLADKVRKAKAATEIKNNPFEVKINRKKFDVLGRKSKHDVGLPGVSRSKAINKRKETLLKEYKQKNKSNKFIDRRLGEYDAKMTPEDKILQRFAIERQRAHGKRDVYNLNEEEELTHYGQSLAEIEKFNDTVGSDDESEDKGLLSAELTASHFGGGGGLLRKKTAGGDQEDEQGGQKTKSRQELIEELIQKSKQEKRERQVQKEEAQELTEKLDQDWKSIQALMVKKTPKAEHVDKPEEKAKPEEYDMIVRELGFEMKAQPSEKMKTPEELAQEEKEKLQKLEADRLRRMMGDEGGNSVQSQVHMSADDLNDGFVLDKHDKKTLSYQDGKWNIEEETEDDKEEEEETGEEEGSEAEGENEEDDDDVEEEEEEEEGSGADEDGHSDLESEQESENEENDEEEEASSSRQQQTLSREELKAQQEAAKAELPYTFTAPESYEDLKDLLHGHTPDNQRLIMARTQKCNHPSLAAGNKLKLQKLVGFLMEYMGELATRSPPELCTIDKLIPELYALCQVFPEAAGKSMQSILGDAAHSMEEAVEVKGHAAFPTLDMLVYLKVTALLFPTSDFRHPVTTPALLFISQTLTKCPVRSLQDLTSGLVLCCLAVEYVSFSKRFLPELINFLSGTLHLAVQDKASTGCMVVPPFRLSGKYSDLLVLSDSESCSSWSKKNLPLSATQHLELKSDLNKDHYRLNCLSTCLDLVKRCCLLYKDLTFFTHIFQPIRTLLSKHLCSQMLPSTLQELHSEILEAISSASVTHTRLVFEKKKPIPLKLFTPKIVEVLDYGKKRGCTREEREKERLKHKYKKEFKGALREIRKDSRFLAREKLNEVMNRDAERKRKVKELLGSLATQEGEWKALKRKKRK, encoded by the exons ATGGGGAAGGCTCCTAAAAAGAAGAACCTTGCGGACAAGGTCCGTAAGGCAAAAGCAGCCACTGAGATCAAAAACAATCCTTTTGAGGTGAAAATTAACAGAAAGAAGTTTGATGTTCTGGGGAGGAAAAGCAAACATGATGTGGGTCTGCCAGGAGTATCCCGCTCCAAAGCTATCAATAAG CGAAAAGAAACGCTCCTGAAggaatacaaacagaaaaacaagtctAACAAATTCATTGACCGACGCCTTGGAGAATATGACGCCAAGATGACTCCAGAAGACAAAATCCTTCAAAGGTTTGCCATTGAAAGACAG CGTGCCCATGGAAAGAGAGACGTCTACAACCTGAATGAGGAGGAAGAACTGACTCATTACGGCCAGTCATTGGCTGAAATTGAGAAATTTAATGACACTGTTGGTAGCGATGACGAATCAGAGGACAAAGGCCTTTTATCAG CTGAGCTGACCGCCTCCCATTTTGGAGGCGGCGGGGGTCTGCTGAGGAAGAAAACAGCTGGGGGGGACCAGGAGGATGAGCAGGGGGGTCAGAAGACCAAATCCAGACAGGAACTGATTGAGGAGCTCATCCAGAAATCCAAACAGGAGAAG AGGGAGCGTCAGGTGCAGAAGGAGGAGGCCCAGGAGCTGACAGAGAAGCTGGATCAGGATTGGAAAAGCATTCAGGCTCTCATGGTGAAGAAAACTCCCAAAGCCGAACACGTCGACAAACCGGAGGAGAAAGCAAAG CCGGAGGAGTACGACATGATAGTCCGAGAGCTCGGCTTCGAGATGAAGGCCCAACCCTCAGAGAAGATGAAGACCCCAGAGGAGCTGGCccaggaggagaaggagaaactGCAGAAACTGGAG GCTGACCGTCTGAGGAGGATGATGGGAGATGAAGGCGGGAACAGCGTGCAGAGTCAAGTCCACATGTCTGCCGATGACTTAAACGACGGCTTTGTGCTGGACAAGCACGACAAGAAAACTCTGTCTTATCAG gATGGAAAATGGAACATTGAGGAAGAGACTGAAGACGacaaggaagaggaggaagagactggagaggaagagggttCAGAGGCAGAGGGCGAAAATGAAGAGGATGACGATGAtgtggaagaagaggaagaggaagaggagggcagCGGTGCAGATGAAGACGGTCACTCTGACCTTGAGTCTGAACAGGAAAGTGAGAATGAGGAGAacgatgaggaagaggaagcgaGCAGTTCCAGGCAGCAGCAGACTCTgagcagagaggagctgaagGCCCAGCAGGAGGCAGCCAAAGCAGAGCTCCCGTACACATTCACCG cTCCTGAAAGCTACGAAGACCTGAAAGATTTGCTTCATGGTCACACACCTGACAATCAGCGCCTCATAATGGCCAGGACTCAGAAGTGCAACCATCCTAGTTTGGCTGCAGGCAATAAGCTCAAGCTGCAG AAACTTGTGGGCTTTCTAATGGAGTACATGGGAGAGTTGGCTACAAGGAGTCCACCAGAGCTCTGCACAATAGATAAGCTCATTCC gGAGCTGTACGCCTTGTGTCAGGTGTTTCCTGAAGCAGCTGGCAAGTCCATGCAGAGCATCCTCGGAGATGCTGCTCACAGCatggaggaggcagttgaggtcaaaggtcatgctGCTTTTCCCACATTAGACATG cttGTTTACCTCAAAGTGACAGCATTGCTGTTCCCAACCTCAGACTTCAGGCATCCTGTCACAACTCCTGCCCTGCTTTTTATCAGCCAGACTCTTACTAAG tGTCCGGTGAGATCATTACAAGACCTAACATCAGGTTTAGTGCTGTGCTGTCTGGCTGTGGAGTACGTCTCATTTTCTAAGCGCTTCCTGCCGGAGCTCATCAACTTCCTGAGTGGAACTTTACATCTGGCTGTGCAGGACAAGGCCTCTACAG GTTGCATGGTGGTGCCCCCCTTCAGGCTGTCAGGGAAGTACAGTGATCTGCTTGTGTTATCTGACTCagagtcctgcagcagctggagcaaGAAAAACCTCCCGCTGTCCGCTACCCAGCATCTGGAACTCAAAAGTGACCTGAACAAAGATCACTACAG GTTGAATTGCTTGTCTACTTGCCTGGACCTGGTGAAGAGATGTTGTCTGCTCTACAAAGATCTCACCTTCTTCACGCACATcttccagccaatcagaacgctTCTTTCCAAGCATCTTTGCTCACAAATGTTACCCAGCACTTTACAG gagctTCACAGCGAGATCTTGGAAGCTATCAGCAGCGCCTCTGTGACTCACACTCGGCTAGTTTTCGAGAAGAAGAAGCCGATTCCCCTGAAATTATTTACACCAAAGATTGTGGAAGT CTTGGACTATGGAAAGAAGCGCGGCTGCaccagagaggagagagagaaggagagactGAAGCACAAGTATAAAAAGGAGTTCAAGGGAGCTCTGAGGGAGATCAGGAAGGACTCTCGCTTCCTGGCCAGAGAAAAGCTCAACGAGGTCATGAACAG ggatgcagaaagaaagaggaaggtCAAGGAGCTCCTTGGCAGTTTAGCCACTCAGGAGGGAGAATGGAAAGCTCtgaaaaggaagaagagaaagTGA